The following coding sequences lie in one Crassostrea angulata isolate pt1a10 chromosome 10, ASM2561291v2, whole genome shotgun sequence genomic window:
- the LOC128165031 gene encoding uncharacterized protein LOC128165031 — translation MDLVENASHISTTSSSERRRRGEQKLEYLKKEAELQKEKLKLEQEEITHKAEAARKKQEVEINLNLLKQESAVMMDEEDEEDDVSLSVTTDNRKDRTRRYVENLNSHDNDIEREDADLRTPIPAESVPIPTPYRPSYIQRQHFADNSAAHFPVDPPSNTVEIQNPQTQMSSADSHLSELTLFLMRKQLVPERFSNFDDKVESYNSWKSSFQSIVAEIKVSKFEELELLVNRLSGRSKEVASSIRNANPGDADRAVKLIWERLDEMYGRPELIESSLRSQLENFRQIGSSENSRLYDLLNILIKIESLKTNPQFATSLAYYDSSSGVNPIISKLPYSLQEKWITRASAHKRTNQVPFPPFSFFVTFLKEMCAIRNDPAFAYSRPAVPANKNRPVRTPMVQSRKSEVTDPGRVDPNRCPYHKADHSIHDCYGFRAKPLTERKNFLQSRNICTRCCLSTQHLPKDCQVRIQCKICGYSNHATALHVDKVSSWSPSIHGGEGIRNSFTQPHSSGPGQANLPSTSKVSTSSTVTSKCTTFCGDRFQGKSCSKTFLVDVFHENNPNNVHRIYVIVDDQCNQTLASPELLDILNISSVPTKFTLTTCSGKTAMYGRNVLGLKVRSIDKNVTLDLPSTLECEDIPNDLSEIPTPEIAESYHHLSVITSKIPEFDPDSKVHLLIGRDLLEAHHVEEQILGPRGAPFAQKLVLGWAIIGEVCLGRIHQRTSLNVKKVSVLNDGRVTCNELCPNHLHIKEQISTSNSLVCARDFRGDNVFTKTPDDDQVGLSVEDRLFLKLMDKTFKKDEEGYWTAPLPFRQLPEYLPNNKPQAFHRAQILHTNLQRDHVKKEQFVTFMRKVLDSGAAEVAPSSSNAVCWYLPLFGVRHPRKPEQIRGVFDSSAVHEGISLNSLLMSGPDMVNSLLGILLRFRKDEVAITADIEQMFYRFRVDEDHRDFLRFYWYRENDPDDILVEYRMRAHVFGNSPSPAIATYGIRKTVENADEDLKDFVNRNFYVDDGLISLPDEASAIDLMKRTQSIMKSEGRLRLHKITSNKLAVMEAFDPSDHGEQLKEFDDDDLVHRSLGLCWNLKDDTFRFTVPVKEKPFTRRGLLSTVNSLFDPIGFITPITISGKILLRDATPPGVDWDEPLPSSYLQKWTEWQSSLQSLKEVAIPRMLSHMSVSLAKTAEVHIFCDASEKAIGASAYIKVEDDQGRNSVRFLMGKGKLAPPRGHTIPRLELCGAVLATELAEIISIQLDISLDSMHYYTDSKVVLGYISNRTRRFYTYVSNRVDRILKISTADQWKYVPTDKNPADSCTRCITSVIDIMQLPWIIGPQWLSNTSTSECTGTSEYFPLIEPDYDAEVRPLMTKITTNHLSPVPACLGTKRFERFSSWKSLVSAIASLQRIVWNRRDGYHDTKPISQCDALRKAEILILKETQQEHFTTDIKCLANDKPLAKNSSIATLSPYLDENGLLRVGGRINRAAGQIPAREVNPIILPKASHISTLLIRHFHEQTKHQGRLITEGALRTGGYWLIGAKRLISSLIHKCVTCRKLRRSLETQKMADVPTDRITPGPPFTSVGIDAFGPWQVATRKTRGGAANSKRWGIIFTCLFCRAVHIEIVEEMSSSSFINAFRRFLAIRGPVKFIHSDRGSNFIGAAEEMKMNTVKVEEGPVQEFLRNSGITWIFNVPHASHMGGIWERMIGMTRKILDSMLLESRSKPLTHETLATFLCEVCAIINSRPIVPISTDPEMPMILSPSMLLTGKVDFLPVVSDSLNLPDIYRAQWKHVQVLADIFWRHWRREYLSILQTRRKWKHEHRNLNPDDVVLIRDSSEHRNNWPVGIVSRVFKSEDDLVRKVEVRTIRDGKPTFYTRPVQELVVLLE, via the coding sequence ATGGACCTGGTGGAAAATGCATCACATATTTCTACGACTTCAAGTTcagaaagaagaagaagaggagAGCAGAAATTAGAATACCTGAAGAAGGAAGCAGAACTTCAGAAAGAAAAGCTGAAATTAGAACAGGAAGAAATTACCCACAAAGCGGAAGCAGCAAGAAAGAAACAAGAAGTAGAGATAAATCTGAATCTACTCAAACAAGAAAGTGCTGTGATGATGGATGAAGAGGACGAAGAGGATGATGTGTCGTTATCTGTTACAACAGACAATAGAAAGGACCGAACTAGAAGATACGTTGAAAACTTGAACTCACATGATAATGACATTGAACGTGAAGATGCAGACCTTCGTACTCCGATTCCTGCCGAAAGTGTTCCAATTCCCACACCTTATCGCCCGTCTTATATCCAGCGACAACATTTTGCAGACAATAGTGCAGCTCATTTTCCTGTTGATCCTCCGtcaaatacagttgaaataCAGAACCCTCAAACCCAGATGTCATCTGCGGACTCACATTTGTCAGAGTTGACATTATTCCTCATGCGAAAACAGCTTGTTCCAGAAAGATTCTCTAATTTCGACGATAAAGTTGAATCGTACAATTCTTGGAAATCTTCATTTCAAAGCATTGTGGCTGAAATAAAAGTGTCAAAATTTGAAGAGCTTGAATTGCTCGTAAACCGTCTCTCAGGAAGGTCGAAGGAAGTGGCTTCCAGCATCCGTAATGCCAACCCTGGTGATGCCGACCGTGCTGTCAAACTGATATGGGAACGATTAGACGAGATGTATGGTAGACCTGAACTGATTGAGTCTTCGCTGCGTTCACAATTAGAGAACTTTCGACAAATAGGTTCGAGTGAAAATAGTAGACTATACGACCTACTGAACATTTTAATCAAGATTGAATCGTTGAAAACAAACCCCCAGTTTGCCACAAGCTTAGCCTACTATGATTCATCTTCAGGAGTGAACCCCATTATCAGCAAGTTACCTTACAGCCTCCAAGAAAAGTGGATCACTAGAGCATCTGCCCACAAAAGAACAAATCAAGTCCCATTTCCAcccttttccttttttgttaCTTTTCTCAAGGAAATGTGTGCTATAAGAAATGACCCTGCATTTGCGTATAGCAGACCAGCAGTTCCTGCTAATAAGAACAGACCCGTACGTACTCCTATGGTGCAAAGTCGTAAATCAGAGGTGACTGACCCTGGACGAGTTGATCCGAACCGGTGTCCTTATCACAAGGCTGATCACAGCATACATGACTGTTATGGTTTTCGTGCAAAGCCACTTACTGAGAGAAAAAACTTTTTACAAAGCAGAAACATTTGCACAAGATGTTGTTTGTCAACCCAACACTTACCTAAGGACTGTCAAGTGAGAATTCAGTGCAAAATCTGCGGGTATTCCAACCACGCCACAGCACTACATGTGGATAAAGTTTCATCTTGGAGCCCAAGCATTCATGGCGGGGAGGGAATTCGCAACTCCTTTACACAACCACACTCCTCTGGACCTGGCCAAGCAAACTTACCTTCAACGTCCAAGGTTTCGACAAGTAGTACTGTGACATCAAAGTGTACGACTTTCTGCGGGGACAGATTCCAAGGAAAATCTTGCAGCAAAACCTTTCTTGTGGATGTGTTTCATGAAAACAACCCGAACAATGTGCACCGTATTTATGTGATCGTGGACGATCAGTGCAATCAGACACTTGCTTCACCCGAACTGTTAGATATCCTGAATATCTCTAGTGTACCTACCAAATTCACCCTAACTACATGTTCAGGAAAGACAGCTATGTATGGCAGAAATGTTCTCGGACTCAAAGTGCGATCTATTGACAAGAACGTTACTTTAGACCTTCCATCTACTCTCGAATGCGAGGACATACCTAACGATTTATCTGAAATCCCAACACCGGAGATTGCAGAATCCTATCATCATCTTAGTGTTATCACATCTAAGATTCCTGAGTTTGATCCAGACTCAAAAGTTCACTTACTGATTGGCAGAGATCTACTGGAAGCCCATCATGTTGAAGAGCAAATCCTTGGACCCCGAGGAGCACCGTTCGCACAGAAACTCGTTCTTGGTTGGGCCATTATTGGCGAAGTCTGTCTTGGGAGGATTCATCAGAGAACGTCCCTTAACGTGAAGAAAGTCTCAGTTTTGAATGACGGTAGAGTGACATGCAATGAACTTTGTCCAAATCATTTGCATATCAAAGAACAGATTTCAACTTCTAACAGTTTAGTTTGTGCTCGTGACTTTCGGGGTGATAATGTATTCACAAAGACGCCTGACGATGACCAAGTTGGTTTATCAGTTGAGGATCGTTTGTTCCTAAAGCTTATGGACAAAACTTTCAAGAAGGACGAGGAAGGTTATTGGACAGCCCCTCTGCCCTTTAGACAACTTCCTGAATACTTACCCAACAACAAACCACAAGCATTTCACCGAGCCCAAATACTTCATACAAACTTGCAAAGAGATCATGTTAAGAAAGAACAGTTTGTGACATTCATGCGTAAAGTACTGGACAGTGGAGCAGCAGAAGTGGCTCCTTCGTCTTCAAATGCAGTTTGTTGGTATCTACCGTTATTTGGAGTTCGCCACCCGAGAAAGCCAGAACAAATTAGAGGTGTTTTTGATTCATCTGCTGTTCATGAAGGTATCTCACTCAACAGCCTTCTTATGTCTGGTCCAGACATGGTTAACAGCCTATTAGGAATCCTACTTCGCTTCAGGAAGGATGAAGTGGCAATTACTGCGGACATTGAACAAATGTTCTATCGTTTTCGGGTGGATGAGGACCATCGGGACTTCCTACGTTTTTATTGGTACAGAGAGAATGATCCTGACGACATCCTTGTTGAATACAGAATGCGTGCACACGTATTTGGCAATAGTCCATCGCCTGCCATAGCAACTTACGGAATCCGCAAGACAGTAGAGAATGCTGATGAAGATTTGAAGGACTTTGTGAATCGTAACTTTTATGTTGACGACGGACTCATTTCCTTGCCTGATGAAGCCAGCGCTATCGACCTCATGAAACGCACCCAGTCCATCATGAAGTCAGAAGGTAGATTAAGACTACACAAAATTACCTCTAATAAACTGGCAGTGATGGAAGCATTTGATCCAAGTGACCATGGTGAACAACTCAAGGAGTTTGACGACGACGATTTGGTCCATAGAAGCCTTGGTCTCTGTTGGAACCTGAAAGATGACACATTTAGATTTACAGTGCCAGTGAAGGAAAAGCCATTCACTCGACGTGGTCTATTGTCAACGGTGAATAGTTTATTTGACCCCATAGGATTTATAACACCCATTACTATAAGTGGAAAGATCCTCCTTCGAGATGCAACACCCCCTGGTGTAGACTGGGATGAACCCTTACCCTCCAGCTACCTTCAGAAGTGGACAGAGTGGCAGTCTTCACTTCAGAGCTTAAAAGAAGTCGCCATACCACGGATGTTATCGCACATGTCTGTGAGCCTAGCCAAGACTGCTGAAGTTCATATATTTTGCGACGCATCTGAAAAAGCTATTGGAGCATCAGCATATATTAAAGTGGAAGATGACCAAGGCCGCAACAGCGTTAGGTTCTTGATGGGCAAGGGCAAGCTAGCCCCACCTAGAGGTCACACTATTCCACGCTTAGAGCTCTGTGGAGCTGTTCTGGCAACAGAACTTGCAGAAATAATATCCATACAGCTAGACATCTCATTGGACTCTATGCATTATTACACAGACAGCAAAGTTGTGCTGGGATATATCAGCAATCGTACTCGTCGTTTTTATACGTATGTGAGTAATAGAGTGGACCGCATTCTGAAAATCTCCACTGCTGATCAATGGAAGTATGTTCCTACAGACAAGAATCCTGCCGATTCCTGCACCAGATGTATCACTTCAGTCATTGATATCATGCAGCTTCCTTGGATAATTGGCCCACAGTGGTTAAGCAATACAAGTACATCAGAATGCACTGGTACCTCGGAGTATTTTCCACTCATTGAACCTGATTATGATGCGGAAGTTAGGCCACTGATGACAAAGATCACCACCAACCATCTTTCCCCGGTGCCTGCTTGTCTCGGAACAAAGCGCTTTGAGCGTTTTTCTAGCTGGAAGTCTCTGGTTTCCGCAATCGCATCTCTTCAACGCATAGTTTGGAATCGACGCGATGGATATCATGACACCAAACCCATTAGCCAGTGTGATGCCCTCAGAAAAGCTGAGATTCTCATTCTGAAGGAAACTCAGCAAGAACACTTTACTACAGACATTAAATGCCTGGCCAATGATAAACCTCTGGCAAAGAACAGCAGTATTGCGACACTTTCACCCTATCTTGATGAGAATGGGCTACTTCGTGTTGGAGGCAGGATCAATCGAGCAGCCGGACAAATACCTGCAAGAGAAGTCAACCCTATTATCCTACCTAAAGCTAGCCACATTTCCACCTTACTTATTCGTCACTTTCATGAACAAACCAAGCATCAAGGAAGACTTATTACGGAAGGAGCTCTGCGCACAGGAGGATATTGGCTCATTGGCGCCAAACGATTGATTTCTTCTCTCATACACAAGTGTGTGACTTGTCGTAAACTAAGACGCAGTTTAGAAACTCAGAAAATGGCTGATGTTCCTACAGACAGGATAACCCCAGGACCCCCCTTTACATCAGTCGGCATTGATGCCTTTGGACCCTGGCAGGTGGCTACACGCAAAACTCGAGGAGGTGCCGCTAACAGCAAAAGATGGGGAATCATCTTTACATGCCTATTTTGTAGGGCAGTGCATATAGAAATTGTAGAGGAGATGTCAAGTTCTTCATTTATAAACGCCTTCCGTCGTTTCTTGGCAATCCGTGGCCCTGTGAAGTTTATACACTCTGATAGAGGCTCCAATTTTATCGGAGCAGCTGAAGAAATGAAGATGAATACAGTAAAGGTAGAGGAAGGACCCGTTCAAGAATTCTTGCGCAACTCTGGAATTACTTGGATATTCAATGTTCCTCATGCTTCACATATGGGAGGCATCTGGGAAAGAATGATAGGGATGACCAGAAAGATTTTAGACTCTATGCTACTTGAATCCAGATCCAAACCCCTCACACATGAAACTCTTGCTACCTTTTTATGTGAAGTCTGCGCCATTATTAATTCGCGCCCAATTGTTCCAATATCGACAGACCCAGAGATGCCCATGATTCTTAGTCCGTCCATGCTTCTGACAGGAAAAGTGGATTTCTTACCTGTTGTGTCCGATTCCTTGAATCTTCCAGACATCTATCGAGCGCAATGGAAGCATGTGCAGGTGCTCGCTGATATCTTTTGGCGTCATTGGAGGAGGGAATACCTGAGCATTCTACAAACCCGCCGTAAATGGAAGCATGAACATCGCAACCTGAATCCTGATGATGTTGTACTTATTCGAGATTCTTCGGAGCATCGGAACAATTGGCCAGTCGGCATTGTCTCGAGAGTTTTTAAGAGTGAAGATGACTTAGTCCGGAAAGTTGAGGTTAGAACCATCCGTGACGGGAAACCTACCTTCTATACCAGACCAGTGCAAGAACTTGTCGTGTTGTTAGAGTAA
- the LOC128165043 gene encoding alpha-(1,3)-fucosyltransferase 10-like, whose product MRIERAFRCFSLCFFILFVALLILLFVLGNEEPRIWTDMDDKTSQDSQRPEIREPIILWWTDGDDQLNEYLDCGDVRCFVTGNRNLTNDPQTKVFMFYGTTFKYYDLPLPRKPHHEWALVHEESPMNNFLFSFEEVMTLFNHTSTFRRESDYPLATQFLKSGEWLASTKHLLSAKEKSIQSERLKLAPVIFVNTDCGTGSDRDGYVQLLMKYVQVDSYGLCLHNRDLPQSLRDPLENMLDDEFFQLIAKYKFAIAIENAICEDYVTEKLWRPLHVGTIPIVLGSPRIKDLLPSNKSAIVVDDYDSVEDIARYINYLDTNDEEYDQYFNWKKTGITNDYLLKLLAARDWEVDYGPDVKGKDFFEGFECFVCRRVHENIRREKDGKDPLRFQAALNHYGCPAPVKVNDKGQRTLENDIFMESFTKHMYLAKALQYHLDKNLLVDEESIQQTADKISKNTGKLATQETK is encoded by the exons ATTCACAACGACCGGAAATCAGGGAGCCAATCATACTGTGGTGGACGGACGGCGACGATCAACTAAACGAGTACTTAGACTGTGGTGACGTCAGATGTTTTGTCACCGGAAATAGGAATCTCACCAATGATCCTCAAACAAAG GTGTTCATGTTTTACGGAACGACATTTAAGTACTACGACCTGCCTTTACCCAGAAAACCCCACCATGAATGGGCCCTGGTCCACGAGGAATCCCCTATGAACAACTTTCTCTTTTCGTTTGAGGAGGTCATGACCTTGTTCAATCATACCAGTACATTCAGAAGGGAATCGGATTACCCTCTCGCCACTCAGTTCCTGAAAAGCGGCGAATGGCTCGCCAGCACAAAGCATCTACTCTCTGCGAAAGAGAAAAGCATCCAATCCGAGCGCTTGAAGTTAGCCCCGGTGATATTTGTGAACACAGACTGCGGTACTGGTTCTGACAGAGACGGTTATGTACAACTTCTGATGAAGTACGTTCAAGTCGATTCGTATGGACTGTGTCTACACAACAGAGATTTACCTCAGAG CTTACGAGATCCATTGGAAAACATGCTAGACGACGAATTCTTCCAGCTTATCGCAAAATACAAGTTTGCCATCGCAATTGAGAACGCTATCTGTGAGGATTATGTGACGGAGAAACTGTGGAGACCACTACATGTCGGGACCATCCCTATCGTGCTAGGCTCGCCCAGAATAAAG GACTTGCTTCCGTCCAATAAATCCGCCATTGTTGTGGACGATTATGACTCTGTAGAAGATATCGCTAGATACATCAACTATCTTGACACAAACGACGAGGAATACGACCAATATTTCAACTGGAAGAAGACTGGAATAACTAATGACTATCTGCTGAAACTTTTGGCAGCAAGAGACTGGGAAGTCGATTATGGGCCTGATGTGAAAGGCAAAGATTTTTTCGAGGGTTTTGAGTGTTTTGTATGCCGAAGAGTTCATGAAAATATAAGAAGAGAGAAAGATGGAAAAGATCCATTGAGATTTCAAGCTGCACTAAACCACTATGGATGTCCAGCTCCAGTGAAGGTTAACGATAAAGGACAAAGAACAttggaaaacgatatttttaTGGAATCATTTACCAAACACATGTATCTGGCAAAGGCCCTTCAATATCATTTAGATAAAAACTTGCTAGTTGATGAAGAGAGTATTCAACAAACAGCagacaaaatatcaaaaaacaCTGGGAAGCTTGCAACACAAGAGACAAAGTAG